A region of Moorena producens PAL-8-15-08-1 DNA encodes the following proteins:
- a CDS encoding DUF192 domain-containing protein encodes MGCSAGSVSEDTINSTSVKSGQPPATAPSVSQSPTKLGQMLPISAEAEIAGERIGLEVAQTREQKAMGLMYRLSLAPDRGMLFGFDPPQRVSFWMKNVKIDLDMVFLRNGEVKAIAKSVPPCETDECPTYGPGMKIIDQVIELRGGRAAELGLKVGDQVTVKFLDGSSTPPN; translated from the coding sequence ATGGGCTGTTCAGCAGGGTCAGTTTCAGAAGACACTATAAATAGTACCTCTGTGAAATCTGGTCAACCACCAGCAACAGCGCCATCAGTATCACAATCACCAACCAAATTAGGTCAAATGTTACCAATTTCTGCTGAAGCTGAAATCGCCGGTGAGCGGATTGGGCTGGAAGTGGCACAGACCCGTGAGCAAAAAGCAATGGGGTTGATGTATCGCCTATCTCTAGCACCTGATCGGGGGATGTTATTTGGCTTCGACCCACCACAGCGTGTCAGCTTTTGGATGAAGAATGTTAAAATCGATCTCGATATGGTGTTTCTAAGAAATGGGGAAGTAAAAGCGATCGCAAAATCTGTCCCCCCCTGCGAAACCGATGAATGCCCTACCTATGGTCCAGGAATGAAAATTATTGACCAAGTGATTGAACTTCGTGGCGGACGTGCGGCTGAACTGGGTCTGAAAGTAGGTGACCAGGTCACTGTCAAATTTCTGGATGGCAGTAGTACCCCACCTAACTAA